A DNA window from Streptomyces canus contains the following coding sequences:
- a CDS encoding TerB family tellurite resistance protein, producing the protein MLPGRGRTGAARPARFLGTRTAWTTVGDGEFFCPGCGGDRNFQRLTGRRRLVFLGVPVLPRGDTGPVVECAACRRHFGTDVLDHPTTTRFSAMLRDAVHTVALAVLAAGGTCSRTSLETAAATVRAAGFDDCTEDQLEALVEALAEDTGRVYDRPCGAGLAIELHEALDPLAPHLAPAGRESILLQAARIALADGPYTPAERDVLTTVGTALTICADDVTRLLVAARTPS; encoded by the coding sequence GTGCTGCCAGGACGGGGACGAACCGGTGCCGCCAGGCCTGCGCGCTTCCTGGGCACCCGTACCGCGTGGACGACCGTCGGCGACGGCGAGTTCTTCTGCCCCGGATGCGGGGGCGACCGCAACTTCCAGCGACTGACGGGCCGTCGCCGACTCGTCTTCCTGGGCGTCCCGGTCCTGCCGCGCGGCGACACCGGCCCGGTGGTGGAATGCGCGGCCTGCCGACGCCACTTCGGCACGGACGTCCTCGACCACCCGACCACGACCCGCTTCTCCGCGATGCTCCGCGACGCCGTCCACACCGTCGCGCTCGCGGTCCTGGCGGCGGGCGGCACCTGCTCGCGCACCTCCCTGGAGACCGCGGCCGCCACGGTCCGCGCGGCGGGCTTCGACGACTGCACCGAGGACCAGCTGGAGGCCCTGGTCGAGGCCCTCGCCGAGGACACCGGCCGGGTCTACGACCGCCCCTGCGGAGCCGGCCTCGCCATAGAGCTCCACGAGGCCCTCGACCCGCTCGCCCCCCACCTCGCCCCGGCGGGCCGCGAGTCGATCCTCCTCCAGGCCGCCCGCATCGCCCTCGCGGACGGCCCCTACACCCCGGCGGAGCGGGACGTCCTCACCACCGTGGGCACGGCCCTGACGATCTGCGCGGACGACGTCACCAGGCTGCTGGTCGCGGCCCGGACGCCGTCCTGA
- the leuA gene encoding 2-isopropylmalate synthase: MANRQQPSTMPIHKYGRYEQVDIPDRTWPNNRITVAPRWLSTDLRDGNQALIDPMSPERKRRMFDQLVKMGYKEIEVGFPASGQTDFDFVRSIVEEPGAIPDDVTISVLTQAREDLIERTVESLKGAKRATVHLYNATAPVFRRVVFRGSKDDIKQIAVDGTRLVMEYAEKLLGPETEFGYQYSPEIFTDTELDFALEVCEAVMDVYQPGPGREIILNLPATVERSTPSTHADRFEWMHRNLSRREYVCISIHPHNDRGTAVAAAELALMAGADRVEGCLFGQGERTGNVDLVTLGMNLFSQGVDPQIDFSDIDEIRRVWEYCNQMEVHPRHPYVGDLVYTSFSGSHQDAIKKGFDAMEADAAAKGVTVDDIEWAVPYLPIDPKDVGRSYEAVIRVNSQSGKGGIAYVLKNDHKLDLPRRMQIEFSKLIQAKTDAEGGEVTGSDIWATFQDEYLPNPENPWGRIQVRNGQSTTDTDGVDTLRVEATVDGEDTVLTGSGNGPISAFFDALAKVGIDARLLDYQEHTMSEGASAQAASYIECAIDGKVLWGIGIDANTTRASLKAVVSAVNRAAR; encoded by the coding sequence ATGGCGAACCGCCAGCAGCCCAGCACCATGCCGATCCACAAGTACGGCCGGTACGAGCAGGTCGACATCCCGGACCGCACCTGGCCGAACAACCGGATCACCGTCGCCCCCCGCTGGCTCTCCACCGACCTGCGTGACGGCAACCAGGCCCTGATCGACCCGATGTCGCCCGAGCGCAAGCGCCGGATGTTCGATCAGCTGGTCAAGATGGGCTACAAGGAGATCGAGGTCGGTTTCCCGGCCTCCGGGCAGACGGACTTCGATTTCGTACGGTCGATCGTCGAGGAGCCGGGCGCGATCCCCGACGACGTCACCATCTCCGTACTGACCCAGGCCCGCGAGGACCTGATCGAGCGGACCGTCGAGTCGCTGAAGGGCGCCAAGCGCGCGACCGTCCACCTGTACAACGCCACGGCTCCCGTCTTCCGCCGCGTGGTCTTCCGCGGCTCCAAGGACGACATCAAGCAGATCGCCGTCGACGGCACCCGTCTGGTGATGGAGTACGCGGAGAAGCTGCTGGGCCCCGAGACCGAGTTCGGCTACCAGTACAGCCCCGAGATCTTCACCGACACCGAGCTGGACTTCGCACTGGAGGTCTGCGAGGCGGTGATGGACGTCTACCAGCCGGGTCCGGGTCGCGAGATCATCCTCAACCTGCCCGCCACGGTGGAGCGTTCGACCCCCTCCACGCACGCGGACCGCTTCGAGTGGATGCACCGCAACCTCTCCCGCCGCGAGTACGTGTGCATCTCGATCCACCCGCACAACGACCGCGGCACCGCCGTCGCCGCCGCCGAGCTGGCGCTGATGGCCGGCGCCGACCGCGTCGAGGGCTGTCTGTTCGGGCAGGGCGAGCGCACCGGCAACGTCGACCTGGTCACCCTGGGCATGAACCTGTTCTCGCAGGGCGTCGACCCGCAGATCGACTTCTCCGACATCGACGAGATCCGTCGGGTGTGGGAGTACTGCAACCAGATGGAGGTCCACCCGCGCCACCCGTACGTGGGCGACCTGGTCTACACGTCCTTCTCCGGCTCCCACCAGGACGCCATCAAGAAGGGCTTCGACGCCATGGAGGCCGACGCGGCCGCGAAGGGCGTCACCGTCGACGACATCGAGTGGGCGGTCCCGTACCTGCCGATCGATCCGAAGGACGTCGGCCGCTCCTACGAGGCGGTCATCCGCGTCAACTCGCAGTCCGGCAAGGGCGGCATCGCGTACGTCCTGAAGAACGACCACAAGCTGGACCTGCCCCGCCGGATGCAGATCGAGTTCTCGAAGCTCATCCAGGCCAAGACGGACGCCGAGGGCGGCGAGGTCACCGGCTCCGACATCTGGGCGACCTTCCAGGACGAGTACCTGCCCAACCCCGAGAACCCGTGGGGTCGTATCCAGGTCAGGAACGGCCAGTCGACGACGGACACCGACGGTGTGGACACGCTGCGGGTCGAGGCGACGGTCGACGGCGAGGACACGGTCCTGACCGGTAGCGGCAACGGGCCGATCTCGGCCTTCTTCGACGCACTGGCCAAGGTCGGCATCGACGCCCGGCTGCTGGACTACCAGGAGCACACGATGAGCGAGGGCGCCTCCGCGCAGGCCGCCTCCTACATCGAATGCGCGATCGACGGCAAGGTTCTGTGGGGAATCGGCATCGACGCGAACACGACGCGTGCGTCGCTGAAGGCGGTCGTCTCCGCCGTCAACCGAGCCGCTCGATAA
- a CDS encoding M4 family metallopeptidase, whose amino-acid sequence MTTHGGFEPVFCTVIPPHVLDKLARNDDPALSGPARRTLMRDSELRGRRRVTTEFGLAAAPTAKAPSDQPLRTVYDAGHKSDLPGRKVRAEGSEPGQDATVNRAYAGLGATFDLYLKAYARHSIDGDGLPLDATVHFDENYNNAFWNGEQMVFGDGDGEIFLDFTIPIDVIGHELTHGVTQYTANLTYYGQPGALNESMSDVFGSLIKQYTLGQTAAEADWLIGAGLLAPSVSGKALRSMKEPGSAYDDDVLGKDPQPATMDDYVRTGRDNGGVHINSGIPNHAFYLVANALGGHAWEKAGQIWYDVLTGGELSDRALFTDFAKLTVAAAKARFDEGDELQAVSKAWEQVGVRIL is encoded by the coding sequence ATGACGACTCACGGGGGCTTCGAGCCCGTCTTCTGCACCGTCATTCCGCCGCATGTCCTCGACAAGCTGGCCCGGAACGACGACCCCGCACTCTCCGGTCCCGCCCGGCGCACCCTGATGCGCGACAGCGAGCTGCGCGGCCGCCGCCGCGTGACGACCGAGTTCGGCCTCGCGGCCGCGCCGACGGCGAAGGCACCGTCGGACCAGCCGCTGCGCACCGTCTACGACGCCGGGCACAAGAGCGACCTGCCGGGCAGGAAGGTCCGCGCCGAGGGCTCCGAGCCCGGCCAGGACGCCACCGTCAACCGCGCCTACGCCGGTCTCGGCGCCACCTTCGACCTCTACCTGAAGGCCTACGCGCGCCACTCGATCGACGGCGACGGCCTTCCGCTCGACGCGACCGTCCACTTCGACGAGAACTACAACAACGCCTTCTGGAACGGCGAGCAGATGGTGTTCGGCGACGGTGACGGCGAGATCTTCCTCGACTTCACCATCCCGATCGACGTCATCGGCCACGAACTCACCCACGGCGTCACCCAGTACACGGCGAACCTCACCTACTACGGCCAGCCGGGCGCCCTCAACGAGTCGATGTCCGACGTCTTCGGCTCGCTCATCAAGCAGTACACGCTCGGCCAGACCGCTGCCGAGGCCGACTGGCTGATCGGCGCGGGCCTGCTCGCGCCCAGCGTCTCCGGCAAGGCCCTGCGGTCCATGAAGGAGCCAGGCAGCGCATACGACGACGACGTGCTCGGCAAGGACCCGCAGCCCGCCACCATGGACGACTACGTCCGCACCGGCCGCGACAACGGCGGTGTGCACATCAACTCCGGCATCCCCAACCACGCGTTCTACCTGGTGGCCAACGCACTCGGCGGCCATGCCTGGGAGAAGGCGGGACAGATCTGGTACGACGTCCTGACCGGCGGCGAACTCTCGGACCGGGCCCTGTTCACCGACTTCGCGAAGCTCACGGTCGCAGCGGCGAAGGCCCGCTTCGACGAGGGCGACGAACTCCAGGCCGTGTCCAAGGCCTGGGAGCAGGTCGGGGTGCGGATCCTCTGA
- a CDS encoding protealysin inhibitor emfourin yields the protein MRIQVRRTGGFAGIERHKEVDTSGRPDAHEWQALAEKALAAGRGTRPVGVPDGFSYEITVDGRTVYAADPRLTEEQRQLISKVLKEGA from the coding sequence ATGCGTATTCAGGTGCGGCGCACGGGCGGATTCGCGGGCATCGAGCGGCACAAGGAGGTCGACACCTCCGGGCGGCCCGATGCCCACGAATGGCAGGCCCTGGCCGAGAAGGCTCTCGCCGCCGGCCGGGGCACCCGGCCCGTCGGGGTTCCGGACGGCTTCAGTTACGAGATCACCGTGGACGGCAGGACGGTGTACGCGGCCGATCCCCGGCTGACGGAGGAGCAGCGCCAACTGATCTCGAAGGTGCTCAAAGAGGGCGCGTAA
- a CDS encoding GH1 family beta-glucosidase — MATQEHAIPRFPAGFLWGVSTSAHQIEGAADKRERSVWDTFTAEPGRVKDGSTAAVACDHYHRYREDVSLLAGLGVDAYRFSISWPRVRSEGGLDFYDRLVDELAGAGVRPVPTLFHWDLPVTLQEGGGWLERDTASRFAEYVSLVADRLGDRVKKWITLNEPAEHTLFGHALGAHAPGEQLMFDALPAAHHQLLGHGLAVQALRASGATDIGIANSHGPTWPASQEQPDLEAADFYDLLLNRLFADPVLLGEYPSGLGELMPGDVAADLKIIGEPLDFYGVNYYAPTRVGAPQGEDIEFGGLTIPAELPFSVQEIENVPVTDFGWPVVPEGLTELLTAFHARYGDRLPPVVITENGCSYEGVDDQDRIAYLDSHIRALHKALEAGVDVRGYFVWSLMDNFEWAEGYARRFGLVHVDFETLARTPKASYAWYQELLRAQR; from the coding sequence ATGGCGACTCAAGAGCATGCGATCCCCCGGTTCCCGGCCGGCTTCCTGTGGGGCGTCTCGACCTCGGCCCATCAGATCGAGGGCGCGGCGGACAAGCGTGAGCGGTCCGTGTGGGACACCTTCACGGCCGAACCGGGACGGGTGAAGGACGGCTCGACGGCGGCGGTGGCCTGCGACCACTACCACCGCTACCGCGAGGACGTCTCCCTGCTGGCCGGCCTGGGCGTGGACGCGTACCGCTTCTCGATCTCCTGGCCGCGGGTGCGCTCCGAGGGCGGCCTCGACTTCTACGACCGTCTCGTGGACGAACTGGCCGGGGCGGGCGTACGTCCGGTCCCGACGCTCTTCCACTGGGACCTGCCGGTGACGCTTCAGGAGGGGGGCGGCTGGCTGGAGCGGGACACGGCGTCCCGGTTCGCCGAGTACGTGTCCCTGGTGGCCGACCGTCTCGGCGACCGCGTCAAGAAGTGGATCACCCTCAACGAGCCCGCCGAACATACCCTGTTCGGCCACGCGCTCGGCGCCCACGCCCCGGGCGAGCAGCTGATGTTCGACGCACTGCCCGCCGCCCACCACCAACTCCTGGGCCACGGCCTGGCCGTCCAGGCACTGCGCGCGTCCGGCGCCACGGACATCGGGATCGCCAACTCGCACGGGCCCACCTGGCCGGCCTCCCAGGAGCAACCGGACCTGGAGGCGGCGGACTTCTACGACCTGCTGCTGAACCGGCTGTTCGCCGACCCGGTCCTGCTGGGTGAATACCCTTCAGGACTGGGTGAGTTGATGCCGGGCGACGTCGCCGCCGACCTCAAGATCATCGGTGAGCCGCTGGACTTCTACGGCGTCAACTACTACGCCCCGACCCGCGTGGGCGCCCCGCAGGGCGAGGACATCGAGTTCGGCGGTCTGACGATCCCCGCCGAACTCCCCTTCTCCGTCCAGGAGATCGAGAACGTTCCGGTGACGGACTTCGGCTGGCCGGTAGTCCCGGAGGGGCTCACCGAACTCCTCACCGCCTTCCATGCGCGCTACGGCGACCGGCTCCCGCCCGTCGTCATCACGGAGAACGGCTGCTCCTACGAGGGTGTCGACGACCAGGACCGCATCGCCTACCTGGACAGCCACATCCGCGCCCTGCACAAGGCGCTCGAGGCAGGCGTGGACGTGCGCGGGTACTTCGTGTGGTCGCTGATGGACAACTTCGAGTGGGCGGAGGGGTACGCACGCCGGTTCGGGCTGGTGCACGTCGATTTCGAGACGCTGGCCAGGACCCCGAAGGCGTCGTACGCCTGGTACCAGGAGCTGCTCCGGGCGCAGAGGTGA
- a CDS encoding MFS transporter: MSTALSEPVERVGKGWTASLSLANVAIWVGWYGPLQILLARQAEDFAPGAGMSKETLLAWVTGVGAVVSLAANPFFGALSDRTTARRGRRSPWIVTGAAGGALSLLVLGGAGGLWVMTLGWCLVQLTLNAAFAAVTAAVPDRVPRFQRGAVGGWIGAAQILGAVVGTGLATAAGGIAAGYSACAVFTLAGVLPYVLRHRDLRLAAADRPAWSWRSFARGFWLSPRRHPDFAWAWLTRFLINLSNALVLLYLLYYLRDRLHYDDPEQGVLILTAVDSVALLATVVVGGVWSDRVGRRKPFVRWSGVLMAVATGVLAVWQTWSSAIVVAALLGVGLGVFMSVDFALMTDVLPTALDRGKDLGVINVANALPQVAAPAIAAPIVTHLGGYRVLYGLAAVVGLAGAVLVGRIRGVD, from the coding sequence GTGAGCACGGCTCTCTCGGAGCCCGTCGAGCGCGTCGGCAAGGGCTGGACCGCGTCCCTCTCGCTGGCCAACGTGGCGATCTGGGTGGGTTGGTACGGCCCGCTGCAGATCCTGCTGGCCCGGCAGGCGGAGGACTTCGCGCCCGGCGCCGGGATGTCGAAGGAGACGCTGCTGGCCTGGGTGACCGGCGTGGGCGCGGTGGTGTCGCTGGCGGCGAACCCGTTCTTCGGCGCGCTGTCGGACCGGACCACGGCCCGCCGGGGCCGCCGCAGCCCCTGGATCGTGACCGGCGCGGCGGGCGGCGCGCTGTCGTTGCTGGTGCTCGGCGGGGCGGGCGGGTTGTGGGTCATGACGCTCGGCTGGTGTCTGGTCCAGCTGACCCTGAACGCGGCCTTCGCAGCGGTCACGGCGGCCGTACCGGACCGGGTGCCGCGGTTCCAGCGGGGTGCGGTGGGTGGCTGGATCGGGGCGGCGCAGATCCTGGGCGCGGTCGTCGGCACGGGTCTGGCGACGGCGGCCGGCGGGATCGCGGCGGGCTATTCCGCCTGCGCGGTGTTCACGCTGGCGGGGGTGCTGCCGTACGTGCTCCGCCACCGGGATCTCCGGCTGGCGGCGGCGGACCGCCCCGCCTGGTCGTGGCGGTCGTTCGCGCGCGGCTTCTGGCTGAGCCCCCGCCGCCACCCCGACTTCGCCTGGGCCTGGCTGACCCGCTTCCTGATCAACCTCAGCAACGCGCTGGTGCTTCTCTACCTCCTCTACTACCTGCGGGACCGCCTCCACTACGACGACCCCGAGCAGGGCGTGCTGATCCTGACCGCGGTGGACAGCGTGGCGCTGCTGGCCACGGTGGTGGTGGGCGGCGTCTGGTCGGACCGGGTGGGGCGCCGCAAGCCGTTCGTGCGCTGGTCCGGTGTGCTGATGGCGGTGGCCACGGGAGTGCTCGCGGTGTGGCAGACCTGGTCGAGCGCGATCGTCGTGGCGGCACTGCTCGGGGTGGGCCTCGGGGTGTTCATGTCGGTCGACTTCGCCCTGATGACGGACGTCCTGCCGACGGCTCTGGACCGGGGCAAGGACTTGGGCGTCATCAACGTGGCCAACGCCCTCCCCCAGGTGGCCGCCCCCGCCATCGCCGCACCGATCGTCACGCACCTCGGGGGATACCGGGTCCTGTACGGATTGGCGGCGGTGGTGGGTTTGGCGGGAGCGGTGCTGGTTGGGCGTATAAGGGGCGTTGACTAG
- a CDS encoding NAD-dependent epimerase/dehydratase family protein produces MLTLVTGTTGQVGRRFVPRLLAQSRQGEQVRVLVRDTARGEPFAELGAEVVVGDLRDTDVLRKAVAGADAVVNVAAAFRGVPDEEAWAVNRDAAVELGRAAVASGVQRFVQVSTGLVYGEGRGRPVTEEDESRPGGSMWGAYPASKAQAERELFALEGLDVRVGRLPFVYGEGDPHLAQSLMWAKNWASTQRLHMGHHADVAQGLLRILHAPGISGRMYNIADDAPVTAVELHQLNGVEIPGELYEQVDPDPWLVIMSTERIRRELGYRPLYPSVYAAREAGAL; encoded by the coding sequence ATGCTGACTTTGGTGACAGGTACGACGGGACAGGTCGGCCGGCGCTTCGTGCCCAGGCTGCTGGCGCAGTCCCGGCAAGGGGAGCAGGTACGGGTGCTGGTGCGGGACACGGCCCGCGGTGAGCCCTTCGCCGAACTCGGCGCCGAGGTCGTCGTAGGAGATCTGCGCGACACCGACGTCCTCCGCAAGGCCGTCGCGGGCGCCGACGCGGTCGTGAACGTCGCCGCGGCCTTCCGGGGCGTGCCGGACGAGGAGGCCTGGGCGGTCAACCGGGACGCGGCCGTGGAGCTGGGCCGTGCCGCGGTGGCCTCCGGCGTTCAGCGGTTCGTGCAGGTCAGCACCGGTCTTGTGTACGGCGAGGGGCGGGGGCGCCCGGTGACGGAGGAGGACGAGAGCCGGCCCGGCGGTTCCATGTGGGGTGCCTATCCCGCGTCCAAGGCGCAGGCCGAACGGGAGCTGTTCGCGCTGGAGGGGCTCGACGTGCGGGTCGGGCGGCTTCCCTTCGTCTACGGCGAGGGGGATCCGCATCTCGCCCAGTCCCTGATGTGGGCCAAGAACTGGGCGTCGACCCAGCGGCTGCACATGGGGCACCACGCGGATGTCGCCCAGGGGCTGTTGCGGATCCTGCATGCACCGGGGATCTCGGGGCGGATGTACAACATCGCCGACGACGCGCCGGTGACTGCGGTCGAGTTGCATCAACTCAACGGGGTCGAGATTCCGGGCGAGTTGTACGAGCAGGTTGATCCCGATCCGTGGCTGGTGATCATGTCCACGGAGCGGATTCGGCGGGAGCTGGGGTATCGGCCGCTGTATCCGTCTGTGTATGCGGCTCGGGAGGCCGGGGCGCTGTAG
- a CDS encoding helix-turn-helix transcriptional regulator: protein MNRAELADFLRRGRARLNPSDVGLAPSARRRTPGLRREEVAQLAGMSVDYYTRLEQSRGPRPSRQMLTALARALRLTDVEQDHLFHLTGEEPPRRETASAHVRPGLLLILDRLHDTPAQVVNDCGEVLAQNAMARALVGDAMSRPRRDRNLVRRFFLDPTARTLFPEEDLADHARTQVATLRAVAAARPDDPEPTALVAELRAASEEFARLWDEHEVSQRNKATKRFVHPVVGLLELDCEVMVSHEHHHLLVVHTARPGTEAYERLQLLRVVGVQDLSPQAATP, encoded by the coding sequence GTGAACCGAGCCGAACTCGCCGACTTCCTGCGCCGTGGCCGCGCCCGGCTGAACCCGTCCGACGTGGGTCTGGCGCCGAGCGCCCGGCGCCGCACGCCCGGTCTGCGCCGCGAGGAGGTGGCGCAGCTGGCGGGGATGTCGGTGGATTACTACACGCGACTGGAACAGTCCCGCGGCCCGCGCCCGTCCCGTCAGATGCTGACCGCGCTGGCCCGGGCGCTGCGCCTGACCGACGTGGAGCAGGACCATCTGTTCCACCTGACCGGCGAGGAGCCCCCGCGCCGCGAGACGGCGTCGGCGCACGTCCGCCCAGGGCTGCTGTTGATCCTGGACCGGCTGCACGACACCCCGGCGCAGGTGGTGAACGACTGTGGCGAGGTGCTGGCGCAGAACGCGATGGCCAGGGCCCTGGTGGGCGACGCGATGTCCCGCCCGCGCCGCGACCGCAACCTGGTCCGGCGCTTCTTCCTGGACCCGACCGCGCGCACGCTCTTCCCCGAGGAGGACCTCGCGGACCACGCGCGCACCCAGGTCGCCACCCTGCGCGCGGTGGCCGCGGCCCGCCCCGACGATCCGGAACCGACCGCGCTGGTGGCCGAACTCCGCGCGGCCAGCGAGGAGTTCGCCCGCCTGTGGGACGAACACGAGGTGTCCCAGCGCAACAAGGCGACGAAACGCTTCGTCCACCCCGTGGTCGGCCTACTGGAACTCGACTGCGAAGTCATGGTCAGCCACGAACACCACCACCTCCTGGTGGTCCACACGGCCCGCCCCGGGACGGAGGCGTACGAACGACTCCAACTGCTGAGGGTGGTGGGCGTGCAGGACCTGTCCCCGCAGGCGGCGACCCCCTAG
- the era gene encoding GTPase Era — MSVRSQSSEPPASSEAPHRAGFACFVGRPNAGKSTLTNALVGQKVAITANQPQTTRHTVRGIVHRPEAQLILVDTPGLHKPRTLLGERLNDVVRTTWAEVDVIGFCLPANEKLGPGDRFIAKELAGIKKSPKVAIITKTDLVDSKTLAEQLIAVDQLGKELGIEWAEIVPVSATANKQVDLLADLLIPMLPEGPALYPEGDLTDEPEQVMIAELIREAALEGVRDELPHSIAVVVEEMLPREDRPADKPLLDIHAFVYIERPSQKGIIIGPKGKRLKEVGIKSRKQIEALLGTPVFLDLHVKVAKDWQRDPRQLRKLGF, encoded by the coding sequence ATGAGCGTTCGCAGTCAGTCATCCGAGCCGCCGGCATCTTCGGAGGCACCCCACCGCGCCGGCTTCGCCTGCTTCGTGGGCCGCCCCAACGCGGGCAAGTCCACCCTTACGAACGCTCTGGTCGGCCAGAAGGTGGCGATCACCGCGAACCAGCCGCAGACCACGCGGCACACGGTACGCGGGATCGTGCACCGGCCCGAGGCCCAGCTGATCCTGGTCGACACCCCCGGACTGCACAAGCCGCGCACGCTGCTGGGGGAGCGGCTCAACGACGTGGTGCGGACGACCTGGGCCGAGGTCGACGTGATCGGCTTCTGTCTGCCGGCGAACGAGAAGCTCGGGCCCGGGGACCGTTTCATCGCGAAGGAACTGGCGGGGATCAAGAAGTCCCCGAAGGTCGCGATCATCACGAAGACGGACCTGGTCGACTCCAAGACCCTGGCCGAGCAGCTGATCGCCGTCGACCAGCTCGGCAAGGAGCTGGGCATCGAGTGGGCGGAGATCGTCCCGGTGTCGGCGACCGCGAACAAGCAGGTCGACCTGCTGGCGGACCTGCTGATCCCGATGCTTCCCGAGGGCCCGGCGCTCTACCCCGAGGGCGATCTCACCGACGAGCCCGAGCAGGTCATGATCGCAGAACTGATCCGCGAGGCCGCGCTGGAGGGCGTCCGCGACGAGCTCCCGCACTCCATCGCGGTGGTCGTCGAGGAGATGCTCCCCCGCGAGGACCGCCCCGCCGACAAGCCCCTCCTCGACATCCACGCCTTCGTCTACATCGAGCGCCCCAGCCAGAAGGGCATCATCATCGGCCCCAAGGGCAAGCGCCTGAAGGAGGTCGGCATCAAGTCACGCAAGCAGATCGAGGCCCTCCTCGGCACACCGGTCTTCCTGGACCTCCATGTCAAGGTGGCGAAGGACTGGCAGCGGGATCCTCGGCAGTTGCGGAAGCTGGGGTTCTGA
- a CDS encoding ammonium transporter — protein MSLAAQGIDTGDTAWLLAATALVLLMTPGLALFYGGMVRTKSVLNMLMMSFVSIALVTVVWLAAGYSLAFGDDTFGGLIGDLKHAGMSGLGPDSVHGTVPTLLFATFQLTFAIITAALISGAIADRAKFGAWLVFVPVWALLVYVPVAHWVWGPGGWVLNKLGALDFAGGLPVEITSGASGLALALVLGPRLGFKKDAMRPHNLPMVVLGAGLLWFGWFGFNAGSALGANGLAAAAFLNTLAAGCTGLLGWLFVEQKRDGHPTTLGAASGAVAGLVAITPSCGSVSLLGALVVGLAAGVVCSYAVGWKFKLNYDDSLDVVGVHLVGGVIGTLLIGVFAVKEMTGGTEGLLYGGGLAQLGKQLVAVVAVGAYAFLVTYGIGKLIDKVLGFRADEEHEHTGLDLTVHAETAYDHGVLGHGAPVGASSVIPSAPSDQKAKTQA, from the coding sequence ATGTCCCTCGCCGCACAAGGCATCGACACCGGTGACACCGCCTGGCTGCTCGCCGCCACCGCCCTCGTCCTGCTGATGACCCCGGGCCTCGCCCTGTTCTACGGCGGCATGGTCCGCACGAAGAGCGTCCTCAACATGCTGATGATGAGCTTCGTGTCGATCGCCCTGGTCACGGTCGTGTGGCTGGCCGCCGGCTACTCCCTCGCCTTCGGCGACGACACGTTCGGCGGCCTGATCGGCGACCTGAAGCACGCCGGCATGAGCGGCCTCGGCCCCGACAGCGTCCACGGCACCGTCCCCACCCTCCTCTTCGCCACCTTCCAGCTCACCTTCGCGATCATCACGGCCGCACTGATCAGCGGCGCGATCGCGGACCGCGCGAAGTTCGGGGCCTGGCTGGTGTTCGTCCCGGTCTGGGCACTGCTCGTATACGTTCCCGTCGCCCACTGGGTGTGGGGCCCGGGCGGTTGGGTCCTGAACAAGCTCGGCGCCCTGGACTTCGCGGGCGGTCTGCCCGTCGAAATCACCTCCGGTGCCTCCGGTCTCGCCCTCGCGCTCGTCCTCGGCCCGCGTCTCGGCTTCAAGAAGGACGCGATGCGGCCGCACAACCTCCCCATGGTCGTCCTGGGCGCGGGCCTGCTCTGGTTCGGCTGGTTCGGCTTCAACGCGGGCTCGGCCCTCGGCGCCAACGGCCTCGCGGCCGCGGCCTTCCTCAACACCCTCGCCGCCGGCTGCACCGGCCTGCTCGGCTGGCTCTTCGTCGAGCAGAAACGCGACGGCCACCCCACCACCCTGGGCGCGGCCTCCGGCGCGGTCGCGGGCCTGGTCGCGATCACCCCGTCCTGCGGCTCGGTCTCCCTCCTCGGCGCACTCGTCGTCGGCCTCGCCGCCGGTGTCGTCTGCTCGTACGCGGTGGGCTGGAAGTTCAAGCTCAACTACGACGACTCGCTCGACGTGGTCGGCGTCCACCTGGTCGGCGGAGTCATCGGCACGCTCCTGATCGGCGTGTTCGCCGTGAAGGAGATGACCGGCGGCACGGAGGGACTGCTGTACGGCGGCGGGCTCGCCCAGCTCGGCAAGCAGCTGGTGGCCGTGGTCGCCGTGGGGGCGTACGCCTTCCTGGTGACGTACGGCATCGGGAAGCTGATCGACAAGGTGCTGGGCTTCCGGGCCGACGAGGAGCACGAGCACACCGGCCTGGACCTTACGGTGCACGCCGAGACCGCATACGATCACGGCGTCCTGGGCCACGGTGCCCCGGTCGGCGCGTCCTCCGTGATCCCCTCCGCCCCCTCCGATCAGAAAGCCAAGACCCAGGCATGA
- a CDS encoding P-II family nitrogen regulator gives MKLITAIIKPYRLDEVKTALQEIGVHGLTATEASGYGRQRGHTEVYRGAEYQVDLVPKVRIEVVVDDADADPVIDAIVKAARTGKIGDGKVWALPVETVVRVRTGERGPDAL, from the coding sequence ATGAAGCTCATCACCGCGATCATCAAGCCGTACCGCCTCGACGAGGTCAAGACCGCACTCCAGGAGATCGGCGTCCACGGCCTGACCGCGACGGAGGCCAGCGGCTACGGCCGTCAGCGCGGCCACACCGAGGTGTACCGCGGCGCCGAGTACCAGGTCGACCTGGTCCCCAAGGTCCGCATCGAGGTCGTCGTCGACGACGCCGACGCGGACCCGGTGATCGACGCGATCGTCAAGGCCGCCCGGACGGGCAAGATCGGTGACGGCAAGGTGTGGGCGCTGCCGGTGGAGACGGTCGTACGGGTGCGGACGGGCGAGCGCGGGCCGGACGCGCTCTGA